The following proteins are encoded in a genomic region of Arachis stenosperma cultivar V10309 chromosome 4, arast.V10309.gnm1.PFL2, whole genome shotgun sequence:
- the LOC130975123 gene encoding uncharacterized protein LOC130975123, giving the protein MSTDVVIRLADNTQKQAIGVVENVLLKVGKYFLPTDFVILDMEESHTHPIILGRPFLATAKALIDVEKGELILRIHDERLSFNVFKLSQEADQEHKEPSKDRNEMLKEEASTEAHPTYLETPLVDKQGKQQLPQLKETLEEPKPLEACEDNITTPLEKEVIKSKAISKDTRKKLPKVFTVNRVLSLEHVEIIDTTNGYKSTAKGEDFKHYQPP; this is encoded by the exons ATGTCCACAGATGTAGTCATCAGACTGGCTGACAACACTCAAAAgcaagcaataggagtggtGGAAAATGTGTTGCTAAAGGTTGGGAAATACTTTCTCCCAACAGACTTTGTCATCCTGGACATGGAAGAGAGTCACACTCACCCAATCATAttgggaagacccttcctagctacGGCCAAagcactcatagatgtggaGAAAGGGGAGCTAATATTGAGGATCCATGATGAACGGCTCAGCTTTAATGTCTTCAAACTCTCACAAGAAGCAGACCAAGAGCACAAGGAACCAAGCAAAGATCGTAACGAGATGCTGAAGGAGGAAGCAAGTACTGAAGCACACCCAACCTATCTGGAGACCCCTTTGGTTGATAAACAAGGGAAACAGCAACTACCACAGCTCAAGGAAACGTTGGAGGAACCTAAACCTCTAGAGGCATGTGAAGACAACATCACAACTCCCTTAGAAAAAGAAGTCATCAAGAGCAAGGCAATATCAAAGGACACAAGGAAGAAG TTACCTAAAGTCTTCACAGTTAACAGAGTTCTCTCCCTGGAACATGTAGAGATCATTGATACAACCAATGGATACAAGTCCACAGCGAAAGGGGAGGACTTCAAGCATTACCAACCACCCTGA